CATTGAAAACTGACAAATAAATAATGAAAATGCACCTAACAAATGTATTAACTGTGTCAAACCAATAATTGAAAAATAACTCATTATAATACCACTAATTAATAAACAAATAACTGTGCCAATTATTAGCTTCTGCTCAATTTCATCATGGAAAAATTTTCTATTGTTAAAAATTATAACGCTATTTGAAATTAAAATTAACCAAGCCATTGAACGATGAAATTCAAAAATATTAGGTAAATGATTAATAATTAAATTTCTTGGTATAGTGTCTAAAAGCAAATCAACAGACTCCCTTACTTGGGTCCCCAATATTATTTGCGTGAACGAAATTAATAAACCCAAATAAATCCATTTACTACCTAAAGTATCAATTATAATTTTTTGTGCTGAACTAATTCTAAATAGAAAAAAAAGAAGGCATATTATTAGTAATGCAATTAGCATATGAATAGTTATTTTAAATGGAGACAGTATGGAAAATACGACTAATGCACCCATCCATGCCTGAAACGCCATTAAAAACACTAAAAATACAGAGAGTAATATCAAGATTAATTTCCGTGTAAATAATGAACTAACAAAAAGTAAAAAACAAAATACCCCCCCTATGGCACCTATCAATCGATTTATATATTCTGCCCATGTGTTAAATACATTAAAATTTAATTTATCATATCCTCTATCAGAGTAAATCTGCTTATAGTTGACAGGTACGTGTTCAATAGTAGTAGGTGGAATCCATTGACCAAAACATTTAGGCCAGTCAGGACACCCCATACCAGCACCAGTCATTCTAACAAAGCCGCCAGCACATATTATTAAGCAAACTGACACAATAGTGTACTTACATAAAGTATTATACCTATTTATCCAGTGCAAATTATACTTTTAGTTTATTATTATTTCTTAGATGAACAACAAGACTTTGTGCAGCCATTGTGTCCGGGAATCATACCAGCTAAAGAATTTTCTTTTTTATTCTTTCTTTTGAAGATGTTATTTGAGGCAGATCCTTTATCCGTATCACACGATGCATCTTTTTTTCCGCTTTTTTGACAACAATTCTTACCCTTTGAACAAGCCGCTTTATTAGACTTATTACTAACATTTGGTGCTAATGCTGTAAATTTACCACCACGATAACCATTAATCATAGTAACAATCTCTGCTTTGGAAAATTTTTCTGAATCATAAATAATTGCTGCAGATGAATTTTGAAAATCTACTGCTGCTAAAATTCCGTCATTTTGATTTAATGAGTTTTCAATCATTTTTGCACATCCACCAGCACAATGCATCCCTTCAATTGTTAAATTCAATGAAGTATTTGTTTGTGCAAAACAAAGGCTTATTGCAAAAACAAAAAATAAATTAAAGATTTTTTTCATCATAACACACATTTTTAAATAATTTAGATTAATACAAATATATATATATTTTGAATAAAAAAAGTATTATTAATTGGATTATACTATTAATTTTATCCACTATATGGGGTTCCTCATTTATTTTAATGAAAAAAAGTCTAATAAAGTTTTCTTACATTGAAGTAGGGTTATACCGGCTTCTAATTGCATTTATTATGTTATCACCTTTTTTAAAGGCAAGTTTTAGTAAAATAAAAAAACCCCACATAAAACCATTATTAATTGTCAGTATAATAGGCACTTTAATACCCGCAATAATTTTTGCTAAATCTCAATTATATATTCAATCCTACCTTGCTGGCATGTTAAACAGCCTAACTCCTTTCTTTACATTTATTTTAGGATTTTTAGTTTTTAATAAAAAAATAATACCTAAAAATATTGTAGGAATATTAATTGGTCTATTAGGTACTGTAATTCTACTATCTCCTCTTGAAAATAATATGATTAATTTTAAATATAGCATATTAATTATTTTTGCCACTCTATGTTATGCAATAAGCATAAATACAATAAAAGAGAATTTAAATTCATTAAGACCATTAGAAATTGCTGTTATATCATCTTTTATTTCAGCAGTAATTCCATTTCTCTATTTAGTTTCTACAGGATTTAGTTATAACATCGAGAAGATATACCTAAATAAAAACCTCTTCCTCTATTTAATTATATTAGGAAGCGTATGTACATCTATTGCAATTATATTATTTAATTATTTAATAAAAAGAACTAATGCACTATTTGCATCCTCCACAACGTATCTCATACCTGTTTTTGCTATAATTTGGGGTCTATTAGATGCTGAAAAGGTTAGTAATCTAGAATTAATTGGGATCATAATTATTCTAATCGGAGTGTTTGTCATGAATCATAAAAAGTAGTATTAATTTAATTTTATTGCATTAACATTAAGTTTTACTATATTTGCAGACCTAAAAAAAATTTAATTTAAAATGATTGCTGTAGTAAATATAGACGGGAGACAATT
This genomic interval from Flavobacteriales bacterium TMED191 contains the following:
- a CDS encoding heme A synthase, with product MHWINRYNTLCKYTIVSVCLIICAGGFVRMTGAGMGCPDWPKCFGQWIPPTTIEHVPVNYKQIYSDRGYDKLNFNVFNTWAEYINRLIGAIGGVFCFLLFVSSLFTRKLILILLSVFLVFLMAFQAWMGALVVFSILSPFKITIHMLIALLIICLLFFLFRISSAQKIIIDTLGSKWIYLGLLISFTQIILGTQVRESVDLLLDTIPRNLIINHLPNIFEFHRSMAWLILISNSVIIFNNRKFFHDEIEQKLIIGTVICLLISGIIMSYFSIIGLTQLIHLLGAFSLFICQFSMLLRRLRLPILKSL
- a CDS encoding cation transporter, whose product is MCVMMKKIFNLFFVFAISLCFAQTNTSLNLTIEGMHCAGGCAKMIENSLNQNDGILAAVDFQNSSAAIIYDSEKFSKAEIVTMINGYRGGKFTALAPNVSNKSNKAACSKGKNCCQKSGKKDASCDTDKGSASNNIFKRKNKKENSLAGMIPGHNGCTKSCCSSKK
- a CDS encoding DMT family transporter, translating into MNKKSIINWIILLILSTIWGSSFILMKKSLIKFSYIEVGLYRLLIAFIMLSPFLKASFSKIKKPHIKPLLIVSIIGTLIPAIIFAKSQLYIQSYLAGMLNSLTPFFTFILGFLVFNKKIIPKNIVGILIGLLGTVILLSPLENNMINFKYSILIIFATLCYAISINTIKENLNSLRPLEIAVISSFISAVIPFLYLVSTGFSYNIEKIYLNKNLFLYLIILGSVCTSIAIILFNYLIKRTNALFASSTTYLIPVFAIIWGLLDAEKVSNLELIGIIIILIGVFVMNHKK